From the Paraflavitalea soli genome, the window GGTTATCTCGACGACAAACACCGGGATGCTTCGCCCTGGCGGGATTGGGTGATCAATGCTTATAATAAGAACCTGCCTTATGATCAGTTCATTACCTGGCAGCTGGCGGGTGACCTGTTGCCGCATGCTACGCGGGAACAGATACTGGCCACGGGTTTCAACCGCAACCACAAGCAAAATTCAGAGGCGGGCATTATACCGGAGGAGTTCAGGGTGGAATATGTGGTAGACCGTACGAATACGCTGGGCAGTTCGGTGATGGGACTTACGGTGAGCTGCGCCAAATGCCATGACCATAAATATGATCCGATCAGTCAGAAGGATTACTTCTCGCTGTTTGCTTTTTTCAATAGTACGTTCGAACTGGGTAGTTCCAATTATGGTGCTGATAATAATATCGTACCGGGCCCCACTTTGTTGTTGCTGGACAAAGAGAAAGAGCAGCAGCTTGGGCAGCTCCATGCGCTCATCAGCAGGCTACAGGCAAAACAGGTAGTGGCTGCGCAGGAAGCACCGCAGCAATCCCTGCAGCAAAAAGTACTGGCTTCGCTTCCCTTTGATAAAACAGCATCGCTCAATACATATACGGGCAAAAAGATGGAAGTAACCAGGGCCTTCCGCAACGAAGTGCAGCCATTGCTGTCTGCAAAAACCACGGAGGAGAAACTGGTAAAAGGGGTGGCCGGGCAGGCTTTGCAGCTGGAAGAGGGTACGCTGGTATACCTGCCTCCTTATAAGACAGGTTATTTTGAAAGGTATGAGCCGTTCTCTTTCAGTATCTGGGTCAATGTGCCGAAGCAATATGAAGAAGCAGCGATCGTACACCATAGTGATCCGCGTCGATATGGTTTCCAGGGCTATGACCTGGTGCTGAAGAACAACCAGCTTAATTTTCGCCTGATGCATGCTTTCCCACACGATGCAATCAGTGTACTGACGAGTGCTACGCTCGACAGCAATCGCTGGTACCATGTGGCGGTGAGTTATGATGGCAGCAGCAGCGCAAAAGGGGTATCTATTTATCTCGATGGCAAACCTGTACAACTGCAAACAGAATACGATCACCTGCAAAAAAATATCAAGCCTTTTCCCAATGTGCACAAAGTAGTGGCTTTTCATGGGCTGGCTTTTGGCGCCCGGGAACTGGAGCGTACGATGAAGGGAGGTATGCTGGATCAGTTCTGTCTTTTTGATGGTACGATGAATGCGCAGGAAGCGGCGTATTTGTACAATAACAAAGCGGTGGCCTTTGCACCACGGAACCCTGCGGCATTCAGGAAGCAACCCGACAGTTTGCAGCTGGCGCGCATGCAGGAGACAATGATCTACGATTCTACACAGGAAGTAATGGTAATGGGCGACCTGCCCAGGCCGCGCAAAACACATGTGTTGCTGCGGGGCGTGTATGATAAATATGGCGATGAGGTGGAGCCTTCCACACCGAAGGCCATCCTGCCCTTTCCGGTCGATTTTCCGCGGAACAGGAAGGGGCTGGCCGAATGGCTGTTCCTGCCTGAACATCCGCTTACGGCGCGGATCGCGGTAAACCGCATCTGGGAAATGTATTTTGGCCGGGGGATCGTAAAGACCTCGGATGATTTTGGCAACCAGGGTGAAATGCCTACGCATCCTGCCCTGTTGGATTACCTGGCTATCCGGTACCGTGAGGGTGGCTGGAATACGAAAGCATTGCAGAAGTTTATTATGATGAGCGCTACTTACCGTCAGCAATCGGTGGTGCGGCCGGAGCTGTTGCAGCGTGATCCGGAGAATAAATTACTGGCGCGCAGCGCACGCTTCAAAATGCCGGCAGAAATGATACGGGACAATGCGCTGGCAACCGGCGGCCTGTTAAGTGACAAGATCGGCGGTCCCAGTGTATATCCTTACCAGCCACCGGGCCTGTGGGAAGCATTGAGTGATAAGAGCTGGAAATATGTATACAAAGAATCGGTGGGAGAGGACCTGTTCCGCCGCAGCATTTATACGATCGTGAAGCGGTCGAGCCCGCCCCCTTTTATGTTGATCTTCGATGCACCGGACAGGAATTTCTGTACGGTAAAAAGATCGGTATCAAGCTCACCCTTGCAGGCGCTGGCCTTGTTGAATGACCCCACTTTCATTGAAGCCTCCAAATACATTGCAGGCCGTATGATGCAGGAAGGCGGTAAGGAAGTGCGGGAGCAATTGGTATACGGCTTCCGGCTGGTGACAGGTCGAAGGCCCGACGCCCAGGAGATGGCACTGCTGACAAAAATGTATGGAGAGGAATATGCACTGTATACCAAGCAGCCTGGTAAAGCAGTGAAAATATTGTCGGTAGGCCGCGCGCAGCAGCCGCTGAAGACGGAGGGGCTGGCGCAAACTGCTGCCTGTGTAGATGTAGTGATGGCGCTGATCAACACGGATGAATTCATTACGCGGAAATAATATTTCTAACTGATCAATTGGATACCCATGGATGAGATCCGGAAAGCAATAGAAGAACAGAGCCGCCGCGATTTTTTACGCGGTTCGGCACTGGGATTGGGCAGCATTGCACTGGGCAGTTTGCTTGGCTGCAATAGTGAAGATAAGACTGTGAAGAAAGCGGTGGCTAACGCTATGGCTGCTGGTGCTGCTGTTGAGGAGAACCAGCCGCTGGTGAACCCGCATTTTGTACCCAGGGCCAAACGGGTTATCTATATGTTCCAGAGTGGCGGCCCCTCACAGATGGAATTGTTTGATTACAAACCGCAGTTGTACAATATGCACGGGCAGGATATTCCGCCCAGTGTATTGGGTACGGGCAGGGTATCGGGGATGGTCTCTAATCAAAACCGCTTTCCATTGGCGCGTCCTGCTACTTCGTTTAAGCAATATGGTTCCAATGGCGCTTATTTCAGCGACCTGGTACCGTATACAGCCGGCATAGCGGATGATATTTGTGTAGTGCGCAGCATGTTTACCGAGCAGATCAACCACGAGCCGGCAGTGATCTTTACACAAACAGGTAATCAGTTGAGTGGCCGCCCCAGTATTGGTTCCTGGATCAGTTATGGATTGGGCAGCCTTAATCAAAACCTGCCTGCTTTCATTGTAATGGTATCGAAAGGGGGTGGTGACCAGCCAATCAGTAACCTGGCCTGGAGCAATGGATTCCTGCCTTCACATCACCAGGGCGTGCAGTTCATGTCGGGCAAAGATCCTGTGTTATATCTCTCGTCGCCAGATGGTGTCGAGAAGATGGACCGCCGCCGTGCACTGGACTTTATACGCTCCTTCAACCTGTTGCAAAAAGATAAATGGCACGATCCGGAGATCGACAGCCGCCTCAATCAATATGAGATGGCCTACCGCATGCAGATGGCGGTGCCGGAGATCACGGACCTGAGTAATGAACCTGCACATATTCTCGAT encodes:
- a CDS encoding DUF1553 domain-containing protein, with translation MKLRLNRGLLVVACLALLIFIVTQVGMGGNLNIPADVKEAMAALPGQLDYNIHVKKILSDKCFSCHGPDAAKQKGDLRLDLADAAYNKKTESGLRAIRAGSIARSEVAHRILSEDKAYRMPTPASHLSLTVEEKATILQWIDQGAQYAPHWAFVAPKKAPLPDVKTEGWVKNDIDRFVLSRLEKEGLTPSAEADRETLIRRVSFDLTGLPPSIAEIDAFLQDKRADAYEKMVDHYLQSPRYGERMAAYWLDVARFADSHGYLDDKHRDASPWRDWVINAYNKNLPYDQFITWQLAGDLLPHATREQILATGFNRNHKQNSEAGIIPEEFRVEYVVDRTNTLGSSVMGLTVSCAKCHDHKYDPISQKDYFSLFAFFNSTFELGSSNYGADNNIVPGPTLLLLDKEKEQQLGQLHALISRLQAKQVVAAQEAPQQSLQQKVLASLPFDKTASLNTYTGKKMEVTRAFRNEVQPLLSAKTTEEKLVKGVAGQALQLEEGTLVYLPPYKTGYFERYEPFSFSIWVNVPKQYEEAAIVHHSDPRRYGFQGYDLVLKNNQLNFRLMHAFPHDAISVLTSATLDSNRWYHVAVSYDGSSSAKGVSIYLDGKPVQLQTEYDHLQKNIKPFPNVHKVVAFHGLAFGARELERTMKGGMLDQFCLFDGTMNAQEAAYLYNNKAVAFAPRNPAAFRKQPDSLQLARMQETMIYDSTQEVMVMGDLPRPRKTHVLLRGVYDKYGDEVEPSTPKAILPFPVDFPRNRKGLAEWLFLPEHPLTARIAVNRIWEMYFGRGIVKTSDDFGNQGEMPTHPALLDYLAIRYREGGWNTKALQKFIMMSATYRQQSVVRPELLQRDPENKLLARSARFKMPAEMIRDNALATGGLLSDKIGGPSVYPYQPPGLWEALSDKSWKYVYKESVGEDLFRRSIYTIVKRSSPPPFMLIFDAPDRNFCTVKRSVSSSPLQALALLNDPTFIEASKYIAGRMMQEGGKEVREQLVYGFRLVTGRRPDAQEMALLTKMYGEEYALYTKQPGKAVKILSVGRAQQPLKTEGLAQTAACVDVVMALINTDEFITRK
- a CDS encoding DUF1501 domain-containing protein, with amino-acid sequence MDEIRKAIEEQSRRDFLRGSALGLGSIALGSLLGCNSEDKTVKKAVANAMAAGAAVEENQPLVNPHFVPRAKRVIYMFQSGGPSQMELFDYKPQLYNMHGQDIPPSVLGTGRVSGMVSNQNRFPLARPATSFKQYGSNGAYFSDLVPYTAGIADDICVVRSMFTEQINHEPAVIFTQTGNQLSGRPSIGSWISYGLGSLNQNLPAFIVMVSKGGGDQPISNLAWSNGFLPSHHQGVQFMSGKDPVLYLSSPDGVEKMDRRRALDFIRSFNLLQKDKWHDPEIDSRLNQYEMAYRMQMAVPEITDLSNEPAHILDMYGPDVKVPGSYAYNCLMARRLAEKDVRFIQLYHLGWDHHGGLHAGIRKATRQTDQASAALVKDLKQRGLLDDTLVIWGGEFGRTSFCQGTLTEEAFGRDHHPTAYSIWMAGGGTRPGLVYGETDDFAHNIVKDKVHVHDFQATLLHLMGIDHEQFVYKTQGRRYRLTDVAGEVVKGIIG